The sequence acttcaCTCAGgaaagtgatttttatcacactaaaatcatgtttacatgcatatcctttatgtcttgtggttatacttttgaaacagtgtatattttaacattcaaaaattggccccattcacttctttgtaagtgactcactggaacccagatgttTACTTTCTAATGGaaagtcaaaaataatttttaattatgccacaaatgctgtcgattgagcttaacttgtatttaacctagaatattcctttaaaataatataacaacaataatagAACAATTCTGATAGATAAGGCTTGGTATCTTACTTAACTGTAAGTTTATGGGATATCCTATTGCTTGGAAAATTATAGGACACCTCTTTTCAAAAAGCTGCATGATATGAGTGGTCGTTCATGTCCATAATAAAACAGTGTTGAATTAGTTAATTTAATAAATAGGTTTAGGTGTTTTAAAAAACAAGCAATAGTAATGGTGATAGCAAGCGCTACTATTTATGCAAAACATGTAGATATTGCTTTGCCTCTCTGTCCCCCTTACAGCTCTGCATCCATGACAATTACAGGAACAATCCTTTTCATAATTTCCGCCACTGCTTCTGCGTCACACAAATGATGTACAGCATGATCTACCTCTGTAACCTacaggtaaatacatttttaacataatattCTGTCATGATATGAGGAAAACACTTGTTGTGGCACTtcttactccagtgaatattttgcTGGGTAGGATTTCAAAGTACATTTCTGCATATCTTAAAATCTTAGCTTCGAAATAGTTGTTGAACATTTCAACCACTACTGCCAAGGAAAAAAGGAACAGCTTATTGGAACACACATTGGccttttgtgacaacttgccccaatagcGGCTCCCACTATATAGAGTtttacacaatatacagtacactacaaGTTATCACAAGCTGCCATTAAACTGTTTATGCAAGGCTTTCCAGCTAAATTCAAACAGAAAAGCAATTATGAAACACAAACAATTCATGAAGCAGCAAATGTGAACGGTAACAGAAATGTCACACATTTTTTGCTTTATATCCACCTGTTTCTTTTCCAGAGGAAAGTTCGAGTCGCAGAGGTAGATTAAAGTTGAGTGGGAGGTGAATGAAAGAAAGAGATTGAGGGATCACAAAGGGAAATTGAATGATAAATGAGTGATGCATGGGGGTGTAAAAGCAATTTCGCTCGCAGCCTCTCACCCTCCTCTATGTGCTGCGGTTGCCATGGATCTGTATTAGAGTTCATTGAATTAATTATCCCAGTTATTAGAGGCCAAATCAATTACTCCAATTTACCAGTGTAGGAGAGCTGGAATACACTTGCTAACCCTGCCTCACCATCATTGttaacacactcaaacacacatatttATAGAAAGGTTTAGTTTGCTGTGATTACATGTTTTTCAGGAGAAGTTCACACAAGTAGATATTCTTATTTTGATGACTGCAGCTGTGTGTCACGATCTGGATCATCCTGGGTACAACAATACGTAAGAGCCTCTATAGTTTATTAACACATCATTTACATTGCTATACGCACATTTACCACCAATCTCTTTTAAACCGGGTTGGGCAAAATTTCAGAACGTAAAAATTGCAACGTAGTCTCATAGAGGCTGCATCGTAAAACATCAGGCAGCTGACTtggctgcctaatcagttaaggGCTTAATAACCAtcagtgtttttgaatgaatggaactgttaaaggtgccctcagtaagtttttgttcatgttgtcTTGAACTTTCACTGACACCTagaggcatggatgcagcatcattcaaactgcaaatgCAATAGTTTTAGGTAAAGATGCtcttgtagaaattcactattcactatgtagtatttggctggtcatgtgattcgaACATGGCATTCTGCATGaggggagaatgaaacaggttttataaggttactgatatgactggagtcttcatctcatgtgagtcatCATGATTATATACATGTGTCAAAATTGTAATTCGTTTCTTTaggagtattttttttaatgagtaaaaatgactgagtgcacctttaaggaaaCTAGTcacagaacagtttgaaaagcaccttattttcattctacctccatatacagcctgCTAAGGCAGAATTTTTCAGTTTTCGGACACAGCCAgcatgaacgttactataactacagaACATTTTAGCAACAATCTTACTTTTATGTGCCGCATTCTACgcttcgctgcagtttcctggtgaaatgaacactagaggcgctacaacaactgtatgttttattcaatttcactcaaatcatgagtaCAACTGCTGAATCACTTTTAttctaacaaataataataaaaaaaaaaacgctacATTTTAAGGGTTTCATTACATACCCATCTACATTCACACACTAATttcaatgtgattagcttccgcggtagctcacctgataaagTGTtctggtgcgttcagaccagaggcatcGAAAGCATCAAATAGACCGGAAGTCAAttaattttctatggcagccagcatCTCTCGACGGCGAGAAGCGGCGCTGCGAATCTTGGGCGGTGTGGCCCTCAGAGGAATGTTCAAGTgcaggcaacattatggtaatgagctttgatgcGGTTCGGCTGCAAactattggagtatagaagtgctccgccctagcgaagtctagagaacacaaccgtgtaaactttggttcccaccaaacattagttccaaaGACAAactggaggagaaactgattattgctgtggcgggttttcccgtaatatatgatctgtccctgtttgcttacagggatatacatttttatttttatttttaaacaatgcgtggacaaaggtgtctgaaattgttggtgtgccaggtgagttgatgaagtggatattatggtttatataatattatattaaaagatttcatgaggatattcgctacttgtgatatgtcggcaAAAAAGATGTCTGTCagttttgcggcccctttaaatatagttcacaaaaccaagcatacCGAatgaacgttgccgcctatttcaactacataAGAGTATCCACGAATCTttcatagcgttgttggcagggaaGCTTGTTGGCTTTTGGCACCCCATGCTGGACATTTTACAGGGAAACTGCACCCAAACGTGTCATAActaattatattttgaaaaaatattgccACGGTCATGTAATCTTCATGTGACCAGGCTGGAAACttgtctctctctcaattcatgagttggaatttgaattggaCACAGCCCACAGGGTGTTACATTGAAATTTGATTTGGAATAACAGAAAATTGAATTTACCGAATTGCTATGTAAAGACATTAAACATAGTCACACAGAGAAACATTATAGATAACTTCTATGATGTTCTGATTCAGTTTTTCATCTTGTAAGTCAGCTTGCTTGATGTTGTTTGTCTCCATTTGAAAGATTTTGGGGTAAATTAGTGATAATGTGCTCTTCCATTGtaatccataaaatgaaagttaatttattaaatataattttttgtattattatagtaaaataatgtatatttaatcatcaaaaaaatatatatatatagtttttttattatatatttatattcagtatACTGATTTAAGGTACCATTTTAAAAAGGCTTATTGAAATGAGCTAATGTTTCTGGAAATACCCCATATGTTGTGTTTATTATAACATGTTTGTGGGTTATTcgttctgaaaaaataaaactatgatTACTGAATGATTATTGAAAATTAGACTTCAagcagttattttatttatttattttttattccattttaattttacttaaatTAGAATTCAATTCAAATTGCAATTGAATATGTATTTAGAAGGCATTTTTAGTTTAATTCTAAATGGTTAAAATGGTGCACAACCCTACTTTTCAGTCTCCTCCCTATTTTGCAGGTATCAGATTAATGCACGCACAGAGCTGGCTGTGAGGTACAATGACATCTCTCCACTGGAGAACCAccactgcgctgtggccttccaAATATTCTCTCAGCCAGACTGCAACATCTTTGCCAACTTTGATCCTGAAGCCTTTAAACAGATTCGTCAGGTATGCCTTGTGGCATTTAAACTGAACAGTGTGCACATATGTATTTGTAAATTGAATtaaaattctttatttattttctctgacAGAGAACTATTACTCTGATCCTGGCCACAGACATGGCTCGACATGGAGAGATTTTGGACTCCTTCAAGCAGAAAGTGGATAACTTTGACTTCACTAATGAGGAGCATGTTACTTGTGTGAGCTTTCCTACCAGTGTAAAAAAtgacatacatgtatataaataatagttttttgaTTATTCATTCAATTTTTCCCATatgggagagttcacccaaaaatgaaaattctctcatcatttactcaccctcttgtcatcccagatgtgtatgactttctttcttctgcagaacaacaaaagatttatagaagaatatctcagctctggaggtcctcacaatgcaagtgaatgatggccaggacttttaaggtccaaaaagcacataaaggcagcataaaagtaatccaaacgactccagtggtttaaatccatgtctttagaagtgatatgataggtgtgggtaaaaaaaaaaaactgattaatatttgtccttttttactataaatctccactttcactttcttcttcttttgttttttgcgattcgcattcttcatggtTATCGCCATCTAcaggacagggaggagaatttacagtaaaaaaagacaaatattgcaCTCACCAACACCCATATTATCACTtctgattaaaccactggcgtcgtatggattacttttatgatgcctttgtgttctttttggagtttcaaagttttggtcaccattcacttgtattgtgaggacctacagagtttaaatattcttctaaaaatctttgcttgtgttctgcagaataaagaaagtcatacacatctgggattgcatgagggtgagtaaatgatgagagaattttcatttttggatgaactctccctttaattcTAAAGGGCATTTTTTCCCCCCTGACAGCTAAAGATGGTGCTAATTAAATGCTGTGACATCTCTAATGAGGTTCGACCAATGGAGGTTGCTGAGCCCTGGGTGGATTGCTTGCTTGAAGAGTACTTCATGCAGGTGAAATGTGAATATTCTGCATCAGTGTTAAGATTATGCTggtttcactcaaaaatttaaattctgttataatttactcaccatcatgttgcttCAACCCAATATGACTTCCTGTTTTCTGTGGAATTTATCCTGTGGTCCATCCAACTTTGTGTAATGATAAATATAATGCAATTGCATGGCTTTGGAAGAATTCTAGTGGGCTTCAATATATAGAccatttttatgatttatttataaatagtGCTTTTATATCATTTTGAAGCTTGCTAGCCCCAGTCCCAatttacttacattatatggaaaagagcggccaagatattttttccttttcttccaAAATTCACCaaggaacaacataagggtgagtaaatgatgacagaattttcatttcatttcaaatcaacaTGTACAtgtagtgttaaaaagtgttTAAATCTCTTGATTTGTAATGGCTGGCCTCATCAAATTGATCTTAATACAATTTAGTTCTTTCTCTGAATACTCCTCTGAAACAGAGTGATCGAGAGAAGGCAGAAGGTTTACCTGTCGCTCCATTCATGGACAGAGAAAAAGTGACCAAGCCCACGGCTCAGATTGGCTTCATCAAGTTTGTCCTCATTCCCATGTTTGAGACAGTGATGAAGGTGAATATTAAACAGGTATTCACAGAAAGCACAACTCTGGAGGTGGTTTTGCTCTTAATTGTTCTCAATGTACTCCAGTTGTTTCCTCAGATTGAGGAGATAATGGTACAGCCACTAAGAGAATCCCGTGACAGATACGAGGAGCTTAAGCAGATAGATGACGCCATGAATGAGGTTAGTAGCATTTTTgtggtgttttgttgttgtttgcatTACCTACTTCCATATTGTATTATGCTTGTATTTTTTTGCAGgtacagaaaaagaaaagtgaaaattTAACAATGGGAGgaaaaaagaaatgagaaaggTCATTGTTCAAAGATTGTGCTGTTAGCAACTAAATTGTATAATTACAGTGATCATTTATGTTACCTCTGagtgagtttgttttttgtttcagctGGAGTCCCCATAAGAGACAGCTCCATACGTTTTTGCCATCTCAGAAAATCCAAAGCATCTTTCAGGGAATTGAACCTTGTACAGCTTATTCCATTCTATAgattgtgttgtttttatttgattttgtaaaAGTATAGCCATTATACAGGATGTACAGATTTTTAGTcacttttacaaaaaataaataaaagtttaactTTAATAAAACGCAAGAAGTCTCTCTTTAGTAATACAGTACTATTTTTCTGTCCATCCTGTCCTTTGAGGAAATTGTAGCTGCTTAACAAAAGCCATCATCACTAACCTATATGGATAAATGCCATATTTTACTTGACATGGATGAGAATGAGGTCGTGAGGGATAAACATACAGTCCATTCAAAGTACTTAAGGTCCTAGAAACTTTATGAAAATATCTGGAAACTGAAAATGTAGTCTAAATTTCACAACCCATTttgggtttttttctttttcacactGGACATTTTTATAGATATTGTGTTGATTTAAATCAATATAAAAGGTGCACAACCCATTGAACATACTGTAATTATATCCCGCACAGCCACACTtgtgtgtcaaaataaaaatctagtttggCAAAGCTCTATTGCTGCTTTGTAACTTCTCATCCATTGAGTGTGATTCAAAGTTTTATGACCTCTACTGGCCAAAGCATGGTACAAAgaaaacagagaaaagaaaacaaagtagTGTAAACTGTAAGGCTTTACTAAatgaaacacatttacagtataaaaattatataatcattGTCACTGCAGTACTGTAGAATATATAAACATTACAAAGGAGCTTTTTGGGGGTCTGAAAGCAGAAGTACAGACAGGCACTCCCTCAGCTGGTCATTTGAGATACAGGGTTGCCCTCCTTTTTACTCCTTTTTCCATCTATGTTGTGTTTAGTGCCTTTGGCTGCTGCTCTCTTCTTGTTTTCCTGTTCGAGTCTTTCCTGTTTCTTCTGCAAATATGATGCCATGTTGTCAAAGTTCACCTTATACAGGTGCTTAAACTGACTCTCCAGTCCCACAAAACCTATGAACAGATGATGGAAGGGAAAATAGTgttcagaagaaaagaaaaaattatgacccctttaaatcatctctatagttcagtcatgacaactatcagaaatatttagcatgttaaagtgggtatgacatattgataggatattggtattggtggactagatctgctatgctACTACTATATACATAGACATACTGagttagcatgtggacatgctgcttcTCAATTAGACTAAATGTAAGACATGCTGCAATGAGCCTGTAtggcatgctgctgcacaaatagacattacaTCAAATCCCCATGTAGCGGAGCTAGACAAGTGTAGCTGGGGTGGAGGAGGGTTTCATAGAAAAATTATCGCAGCGCACTGCAGAGAAACCAGCTTATCTTGAAAACTGAGCCATTTAAATGTTACACAAAGAGAGAGAAGTTGATTGGCCACCCAATTACAAGacaaaggaccaatcagcttacaccatgcaagccgattggcttaacatgtcacatgtgagccaGCCAATTGGCTAATTACATGCTCAAGAACCAGCCAGCGCCACATAGTTGCATTGCTAAACTTTGGTCATTTCagcttttctttaaataattttttacccaCTTATAATGCTTGAATAATGTTCTTTTAATGTTAAGTTTTTTTGTTccaagtcatcatttattttttcatgaccattttctaCCCTCTCTCTTACCCCTATAATTAAACtggcctcttttttttttttttttttttatgctgttgtTTCTTTAAGACTTCTATAGAAGCAccctctttgcatgtgaaatgagtaaCAGTGATGTCCTGGACATATTTGTGAGCTTCGGATTTATTATCCAGTCCAGTGAAATTTGCAACACCTAATCCTTCAACAACTGCCTCTTTGCAACCTGCAGTACATTGTTACAGGCTTACAAAGCTATCTACACTAAATCAGACAAAAATTATCAGGGACCTAGATAAATATAAACTTCAGCCATTAATTTGGGTTCCTTCAGATGTGTATGCAGAGCTGCAGGTGCTACACACAGGCAGGAAATCACAAGGTCTGATAGACACATATCAggtgcttattattattattattattattattattagtattattatctaTGCAATTTCTAGTACCTCCTCACTACTGGGTGGGCCCAGTTCAAATGTCTTCAGCTGTCTGACGTCAGAAAGTTACAGAAGTACATACAGCAAtacatttttgcagcttagtttcaataaatactatttttttgTCTCCgggaaggaagttttgagttctgaaacatttcagtatgttttcatagtacactGAACTTTTAACTCAAAAGATTAAGGAACTTTTGATTCCtaatgatatgacccctttaataaggATATGCATAAGCAACCAATTGAACTGGGAACCCCCAATCATTTTCTTTCTCGGTTTTGTAATCATATTTCTTTGATTTCTTACCTTTAAAGACATTCCACTGAGCCTGTAATGCTTTAGTGGCCCTCTTCAATTCAGGGGTCTCTGTGTCACACAGCTATACACACGGAAAACCAGTAAGTCAAGTAGAGTCAAGTAAACTTCAGTACATCAACACACAGCCACAAAAAATAAAGGTCTGTGTACCTTCCAGTGCTGCTCTGAGTATCGATATAGAAGCACATTCACATCTTCACTCTCCAGCAAGAGCCAAAGCTGGTTTTGTGCATCAAAGGTCATGTCCCAGGGGGCAAGAGGAAGAGCTAGTGTCTCAGCTGGGTTTAGGCAGCCCTCTGTCCCGGCATCCACCAGGAAGAGCTGAACCGAGGGAAATCTAAAAAGATGACAGTATGTTACCCATTTAGACTTGGGCTTTGTGTGTAAAAAGACTATATTTAAGCTTGTGTGTTATGATCTGATCAAAGGAGTCTCTTAAAAAAAAGTTCAGTATGTTTACAGGATCAAAATCATGAAATGTACCTCTCACACTGCACAGCAACGTGTCGCCCATCTGGTGAGCTTATAATCCTGCTGACCGCAAACCTCTGAGGACAGAAATGTCAAATTTCACTTTAAAACATCACTTTAATTGAGtgatgtcaattaaaaaaaaaaaactttaatgccACAAACTGATATACCCTATTCTCAAATAGAAGAAACATCACAAACAAAGTTGATAAAACAAGTGTGGATAACAATGTCATAGAAATGGTGAGACAACAGATATAAACACTTCATGCCATGTTCATCGGATTCATCAAAGTGAACTGAAGAGAATAATCATCATGCTCTCCATGTTGCATTGGGAAGtcagattcattttagtgaatcagatAGTGTTTAAAATGAAATAGTTCATTTTACATAAACTTTTTTGTagcaacacacaaaaaatatattgtttattacaataatttttcaaattaaccacttaaactctggtgcattttatGAGTGCCTCGTGCAATTTTTAACACCCTAATTTAAAAAGCtcaccttaaaggggtcatgacatgagaaaccaaatttgccttgatcttttggtatataagaggtctttgtatcattaaaacgtcctgcaagtttaatattttaagacgtcctccccattctaaacgaatcatttatttaatcaagctcaaaatacagctcgatctggattcatggttagaagtgacgtgtcggttagaagtgacgtaccagcgtttgcatatgaccgcctccagcacaagataactacgctttaagcgcaagacaactacgctcatttcagtatcgccgtgcgcctcacaagtgttcagtcgatggacagcgagctctgacagagactacttgtgcacaggaaaattacgatgccacacagatgtgctgttcctggctgtggtcaaacaaaacctctgaataagctgccgaaagatccagacgtcagggaaaaatggatgcagtttattttttgcagacgtcccagtcacggcagtgttaacttaagcgtttgttctgtacattttaaggatgactgttttgagaacaaatctcaatatgatgctggctttgccagaaaactgttgctcaaagataagtccgtgccgactattctgggaacaacgacgacgcaaactgtaagtaatctattttaaactttaaactactttttaaagcgcaatttcattcattatgaataatcacagtgtttttacttagtttacttgcatattgttctggctgggggcgtcaataattgatacataggcactgacgttagccaatcataacagtgggcgttaacactgaagtcttaaatggaaaacgcccccaaaacagactgtttgaatcagaggatgagaaacagggtgggaaaaggtcataaatcactagattttaaaagtttttcttaaaaaaaaatatattaatactataattgcacctaagggaacataataatacaataaaaaacccatgtcatgacccctttaaacaaatACAATGGAATAATTGCACAAAAATGGTCCCCAAAACCCCCCAAAATTTCAAACAAAGATTCCCATAATTcatatataatactgtatatcctTACTATTTTAAGATTAACACAATTTTCCCCCCTAAATTTatataattctggttctgttcgctctctctccctgcaaaaagtcttattttattccttgatgcttgcTTGAATAAGGTCTATTTGCCACTTACAGAAGCAGTGATCGAAGCagacatgagacatttgtctttgATGTCTAAGAtctatttcactttgtgattcttttgataaACATTGAAACTGTAGTGTCAAGACAACAACATAAACTGCACAATcaaattcctgagaatgagagcattCGTTTATACATGACATGTCTTTTTAATTTCCATATGCTGAAACACTTTCATATTTATATCTACATCATTAGCTAAATGTGGTGCTCATTTTATTTAGTGCTCATTTCaagtattttcttattattttatgtgacttaaatgcaaaagtgattttctaagctttcaaatggcaCCACATATGAGTAACTTGTGTAtccagggacttttattttgtaatcatAAACGCATTACATGCTCCTGGCCTCAACAAAGGAACTTGTACGAGGatgatacagtatataatttaGTTCAATGCTGCTGTTCATCTCTATGCTTTTTACTAGTGTCGACCCCAccaacacaattttcattttgtacACGTTTAAATGAGGGTATGTGTGTGGATGACTGTCTGAAGACAAATGGATGGCACCTTTTCAGTATCTGCATCAGAGGTCTGTAAAATGCCAAGCTGCCTCACATCAAAGCTCTGTAACCGCCGACCAGTTTCATAGTGCCAGACCTTCATTGTGCCATCCTACAAATACATCCATTAGTCCTGCTGTATATTCAAATATGACACATATAATTGCTATGTTGACAGAACATCACAACAAAACACTTACCCCTGAACCAGAGAGAAGCAAGTCAGGATGCCCTGCAGGCACAAGCAATGCACTGACAAATCTGCATAGGAAAACAAAGGTTTTAAACAAAGACAACAAAATGAGGTGTAATATCCATTGCCTCCCACTGTTTACACTTACTCTCTGTGCCCTAGGCAGAAAGCCTGAATGTTGTAGGGTGCCCGCCGGAAGCTTACTCTGATCTTCTCATCTCTGTCCGCTGTTATGATGTACTTATCATCTGTAGAAAGAGTCTGAAGAAGCAAGTAAAAAAGGCTTCTGTTTAATTAAAGATGAGTCATTTCTACaatgcagtacattttcaaatgtatacatattggataaaatattaaattgtaaaatatataattaagttGGCTTCCTTTTATCACAATATAAGGTTTCACAGGTTCATCCTGATCTGTTGGTGTACAGAAACAAAGCCAAACATTACACTTACCACAGCCAATAACATAGAGAGATGTCCCAGCTTCAGCTCTCCTGGTTTTTGTGGCTCCAGAACAGAGAATGTATATACATCACCAGACTTATCAGCCACAAAGACTTCATCTTCAGCCTGAGTAAATACAAGAGACGTGCATCTTCGCACAACCCACCTACAAGGGAATAACAATAGACTTCTATTTAAACTTAGGGAATTTAGCATTAAAGGTacaattcacccaaaactgattttatttttactcaccctcaaatcatcccagatgtgtatgacttactttcttctgcagaacacacataacgatctttagaagaatatctcagctctgttgctctatacaatacaagtgaatggtggccaaaaatgtaaagctccaaaaagcatataaagacagcatagAAGTAACCAATAAGACTCCTGTCTTATTGTTCCAGTCTCCTGAActgatccagtcagttttgggtaagaacagccAAAacctgtaactcctttttcactgtgcatcttgccattgcagtcttaaGGCACAAACATGAttttaagctcaattacacttcctaatacttgacgcatgcacagagcaccAAGTAGTGTTATTGAGCATGAAATAATGatgatcgccaagaagactgctgatgtcaagatttatagtgaaaaaggacttatattttgttctgttattACTCCAaatcgattggatcacttcaggagacggattaaaccactggagtgtggATTTCTATTATGTTTCCTttacgtgctttttggagcttcagagttctggtcaccattcacttacattgtatggacctacagagtggagatattctaatacaaatcttcatttcacatctgggatggcataagggtgagtaaacgatgagagaattaaaattttcccTAAaattaaactatccctttaagtatcataaaagtcttctgaagccatacaatagttttgtgtcagGAAACAGCCCTCATTCATTTTCTCTATATGGAAGAGAACAGACAGgtttattatttaaacatttacccTTTGTGTGCCACTGAAGTAAGTCAATGGTCAAGGTACAGATTTGAAACAACAGGAGGCTGAGTAAATGGGTCAACTTTTGGGTCAACTGTTCAACTAAGTTTCCTATAACCTCAGAAATGGGAGTTTGCTGTTACCGTGTACTAATGCACTGCCAGGATGGCTCAGTACAGAAGAGAACAAGACGTTTGTGGTCATCTGTGAGTGCTACATGCTTCCCAGAGGCTGAGACTGCAAAAGCAAGAATCCTATCACTGTCAATCCCCTCTGGTCCTCCTTCACTACTGCAACACAAATATGCATTAGCTTTATGATGCTCACAATCACAGCTACTGTATTATGTACGAA comes from Xyrauchen texanus isolate HMW12.3.18 chromosome 18, RBS_HiC_50CHRs, whole genome shotgun sequence and encodes:
- the LOC127658892 gene encoding tRNA (guanine-N(7)-)-methyltransferase non-catalytic subunit wdr4-like isoform X1 gives rise to the protein MAVVCSKGDWFVCSCSTSLVAINLKQTREPFVFDCAKAKKRPKEAEGGNTSSEGGPEGIDSDRILAFAVSASGKHVALTDDHKRLVLFCTEPSWQCISTRWVVRRCTSLVFTQAEDEVFVADKSGDVYTFSVLEPQKPGELKLGHLSMLLAVTLSTDDKYIITADRDEKIRVSFRRAPYNIQAFCLGHREFVSALLVPAGHPDLLLSGSGDGTMKVWHYETGRRLQSFDVRQLGILQTSDADTEKRFAVSRIISSPDGRHVAVQCERFPSVQLFLVDAGTEGCLNPAETLALPLAPWDMTFDAQNQLWLLLESEDVNVLLYRYSEQHWKLCDTETPELKRATKALQAQWNVFKGFVGLESQFKHLYKVNFDNMASYLQKKQERLEQENKKRAAAKGTKHNIDGKRSKKEGNPVSQMTS
- the LOC127658892 gene encoding tRNA (guanine-N(7)-)-methyltransferase non-catalytic subunit wdr4-like isoform X2; protein product: MAVVCSKGDWFVCSCSTSLVAINLKQTREPFVFDCAKAKKRPKEAEGGNTSEGGPEGIDSDRILAFAVSASGKHVALTDDHKRLVLFCTEPSWQCISTRWVVRRCTSLVFTQAEDEVFVADKSGDVYTFSVLEPQKPGELKLGHLSMLLAVTLSTDDKYIITADRDEKIRVSFRRAPYNIQAFCLGHREFVSALLVPAGHPDLLLSGSGDGTMKVWHYETGRRLQSFDVRQLGILQTSDADTEKRFAVSRIISSPDGRHVAVQCERFPSVQLFLVDAGTEGCLNPAETLALPLAPWDMTFDAQNQLWLLLESEDVNVLLYRYSEQHWKLCDTETPELKRATKALQAQWNVFKGFVGLESQFKHLYKVNFDNMASYLQKKQERLEQENKKRAAAKGTKHNIDGKRSKKEGNPVSQMTS
- the pde9aa gene encoding high affinity cGMP-specific 3',5'-cyclic phosphodiesterase 9A is translated as MGSASSAYRIIYLDVDGRIQKVVFSRSCSPCDIKELFCTATGLSRNTTISLLDSTGAMVSIDPTMLNNSERSPYKVVPQTDGQIANKEELFQNVLTQVAEQFSRAFKINELKTEVTNRLAMLEKRVELEGMKVVEIEKCRSDIKKLREDMASRNNSFLDDSKKLTPRRDVPSYPKYMLSQQTIDALRKPAFDVWLWESSEMLSCLEHMYHDLGLVKDFNINPITLKRWLLCIHDNYRNNPFHNFRHCFCVTQMMYSMIYLCNLQEKFTQVDILILMTAAVCHDLDHPGYNNTYQINARTELAVRYNDISPLENHHCAVAFQIFSQPDCNIFANFDPEAFKQIRQRTITLILATDMARHGEILDSFKQKVDNFDFTNEEHVTCLKMVLIKCCDISNEVRPMEVAEPWVDCLLEEYFMQSDREKAEGLPVAPFMDREKVTKPTAQIGFIKFVLIPMFETVMKLFPQIEEIMVQPLRESRDRYEELKQIDDAMNEVQKKKSENLTMGGKKK